One Niabella beijingensis DNA window includes the following coding sequences:
- a CDS encoding SusC/RagA family TonB-linked outer membrane protein: MRSVCQKTILLFLITFTVTSAFAQSRTVKGKVVDETNDAPLEGATISLKGTARTALTNAEGDFEIAADQDQILEISYAGYASTEWRVSGAIPPVIKLSAGAASKMDEVVVVGYGTQSRRNVTSAISKLDNKVLQTAPRSNVASALQGTVPGLQVVNATGQPGATPMVMLRGGASINSPGSPLVVVDGVIRDYNDIPAQNIESIELLKDAAATAIYGARANNGVILVTTKQGKQGKAEVTYKYTGGYNKRRDLYNYMNAKDFIYYNRLGNLNSGRTLTQTNQSRGYGLFTDSANLSSFDIRQYNSGTAYLLSRGWDTVGDPYGGTIIFKDHSGEIEDIVFRNTHTNDHYINVMGGNDRGKFFAAFDYYNEDGIIVGSDYKRYSLDLNGSYKIKPNLEVTAGSTFSTSSQYGAIAGDVNTLYRSMAIWPTFNPWIDSAKTLPNPGNSASDGNPLYWLEKNIRSNEVTRITANASVKWDIIKDLYLKVSGSGYLYQSLNEGFTKATQTYANIFLPQPTYSSTARPSYATQTRYFQQQYNALLNYTKSFGKHTINPMLAAEYYGIRNFDMQVSGTKSPTDDITTVNAATAFAAGANYTNRSEYRIISAFGRLNYDFDNRYLLQLVFRQDGVSSLAADHQFGFFPGMSAGWNVHNESFFANSGISNVISTFKPRFSYGVNGNVAGLGRYEVQGVYSSQGLYNGNAGFSYTGLVNSNLRWEKSKTTDVGFDLGLFKNRVNVLFDYYVRNTSDLLTQLDLPNYTGFNSFRTNLGEFQNKGYEISVTANIVNRPGGLKVDVGANASFVKNKITKLPYNGNANNRQGGMQVYDPTSQQVIWVGGYQEGGTLGEIYAFKQVSIFKDEAEIAQVANNRKDLIAGISGPGVNYGTGKITPGDVNWMDIDRNDTIDSRDQVRVGNIYPKWTGGFWASANFKGFSVYGRFEFALGHTIYNDLVARTLGNYQGTFNYFDLQKQAWSPTNTETDIPKVYYADQVAAPTGKKNYTRSNNANVALNSNNSRFYEKGDYLALREITLSYDFDRALLSKTHFFTGARVFLSGNNLVYFTKFTGPSPEPPVTPGTNTITGVYTGTYPTPKSYAFGIQLTF; encoded by the coding sequence ATGCGTAGTGTTTGCCAGAAGACAATTTTATTGTTTTTAATTACGTTTACTGTTACCAGTGCCTTTGCGCAATCCCGCACTGTAAAAGGAAAAGTTGTAGATGAAACCAACGATGCCCCCCTGGAAGGAGCAACCATTTCTCTTAAAGGAACGGCCCGCACCGCCCTCACCAATGCAGAAGGCGACTTTGAGATCGCTGCAGATCAGGATCAGATCCTGGAAATAAGTTATGCCGGCTATGCCTCCACGGAATGGCGCGTTTCCGGAGCTATCCCTCCCGTTATTAAACTAAGCGCCGGGGCTGCATCGAAAATGGATGAAGTGGTAGTGGTAGGTTACGGTACACAAAGCAGGAGGAATGTTACCAGCGCCATTTCCAAACTGGATAATAAAGTACTGCAAACAGCACCCCGTTCAAACGTAGCCAGCGCACTTCAGGGAACCGTTCCCGGGCTGCAGGTGGTGAATGCTACCGGTCAGCCGGGCGCAACACCGATGGTGATGCTGAGAGGCGGTGCATCCATTAACAGCCCGGGCAGCCCTTTAGTGGTAGTGGATGGTGTGATCCGCGATTACAATGACATCCCGGCCCAGAATATCGAATCCATAGAATTACTGAAAGATGCCGCCGCAACAGCCATTTATGGAGCACGGGCAAATAATGGGGTTATCCTGGTTACCACCAAACAGGGCAAACAGGGCAAAGCAGAGGTTACTTACAAATATACCGGGGGATACAACAAACGCCGCGACCTGTACAATTATATGAATGCAAAAGATTTTATTTATTATAACAGGCTCGGCAACCTGAACTCCGGCAGGACCTTGACACAAACCAATCAAAGCAGGGGCTACGGGCTGTTTACCGACAGCGCCAATCTCTCGTCCTTCGACATACGCCAGTATAATTCCGGCACTGCCTATCTGCTCAGCAGGGGCTGGGATACCGTGGGAGATCCTTACGGAGGCACCATTATCTTTAAAGATCATTCAGGCGAAATAGAAGACATTGTTTTCCGCAATACGCACACCAACGACCATTACATCAATGTTATGGGCGGAAATGACCGCGGCAAATTCTTTGCGGCCTTCGATTATTACAATGAAGACGGCATCATCGTCGGATCGGATTATAAAAGATATTCGCTGGATCTGAACGGCTCTTACAAGATCAAACCCAACCTGGAGGTCACAGCGGGGTCTACTTTTTCAACATCGTCCCAGTACGGCGCTATTGCGGGTGATGTAAACACTCTCTACAGAAGTATGGCCATCTGGCCTACCTTCAACCCCTGGATCGACAGTGCCAAAACATTGCCGAATCCCGGCAACAGCGCGTCTGACGGAAATCCGCTTTACTGGCTGGAAAAAAACATCCGCAGCAATGAAGTGACCCGCATCACCGCCAATGCTTCGGTAAAGTGGGATATCATCAAAGACCTTTACCTGAAAGTAAGCGGATCCGGGTATTTATACCAGTCATTAAACGAAGGGTTTACCAAAGCCACCCAAACGTACGCAAACATTTTTCTTCCCCAGCCAACATACAGCAGCACGGCCCGGCCCTCCTACGCCACTCAAACCCGTTATTTTCAGCAACAATACAATGCCCTGCTCAACTATACCAAGAGCTTTGGAAAGCATACCATCAATCCCATGCTGGCCGCGGAATACTACGGGATCCGGAATTTTGATATGCAGGTTTCGGGAACAAAATCACCTACAGATGATATAACAACGGTAAATGCGGCCACCGCTTTTGCAGCCGGCGCCAATTATACCAACCGCTCCGAATACCGGATCATTTCCGCTTTCGGCCGCCTGAATTATGACTTTGACAACCGGTACCTGTTGCAACTGGTTTTTCGCCAGGACGGGGTTTCCAGTCTTGCAGCAGACCATCAGTTCGGTTTTTTCCCCGGTATGTCTGCCGGATGGAATGTTCATAATGAATCCTTCTTTGCGAACAGCGGCATCTCCAATGTCATCTCCACATTCAAGCCCCGCTTCAGTTATGGCGTCAACGGAAATGTTGCCGGTCTGGGCAGGTACGAGGTACAGGGTGTTTACAGCTCCCAGGGATTGTACAACGGCAATGCGGGGTTCTCTTACACCGGACTGGTAAACAGCAATCTTCGCTGGGAAAAAAGCAAGACCACGGATGTTGGGTTTGACCTGGGTCTTTTTAAAAACAGGGTCAATGTCTTATTTGACTATTATGTACGGAACACAAGCGACCTGCTGACACAGCTGGACCTGCCCAATTATACCGGCTTTAACAGTTTCAGAACCAACCTGGGTGAATTCCAGAACAAGGGATATGAGATTTCGGTTACTGCCAATATAGTGAACCGCCCCGGCGGATTGAAAGTAGATGTAGGTGCCAACGCATCATTTGTAAAAAACAAGATCACAAAATTACCTTACAATGGCAATGCCAACAACCGCCAGGGAGGCATGCAGGTGTATGACCCGACATCACAACAGGTGATCTGGGTGGGCGGCTACCAGGAAGGTGGTACCCTGGGAGAGATCTATGCCTTTAAACAGGTTTCCATCTTTAAGGATGAAGCGGAGATCGCGCAGGTGGCCAATAACAGGAAAGACCTGATCGCCGGCATCAGCGGACCGGGTGTTAACTACGGCACCGGCAAAATCACACCCGGCGATGTGAACTGGATGGATATTGACAGGAATGATACCATCGACTCCCGTGACCAGGTACGCGTCGGAAATATTTATCCGAAATGGACAGGCGGCTTCTGGGCATCCGCCAACTTCAAAGGATTTTCTGTTTATGGCAGATTTGAATTTGCGCTGGGACATACGATCTATAATGATCTGGTGGCACGTACCCTTGGAAATTACCAGGGAACGTTCAATTATTTCGATCTGCAAAAACAGGCATGGTCACCCACAAACACAGAAACAGACATTCCAAAAGTATATTATGCCGACCAGGTGGCTGCTCCGACCGGAAAGAAGAACTATACAAGAAGCAACAATGCCAACGTAGCATTGAACAGCAACAACTCCCGGTTTTATGAAAAAGGGGATTACCTGGCATTAAGAGAGATCACGCTCTCTTATGATTTTGACAGGGCCTTATTATCCAAAACACATTTTTTCACCGGTGCCCGGGTATTTTTATCAGGGAACAATCTTGTTTACTTTACAAAATTCACAGGACCATCACCCGAACCCCCGGTTACCCCCGGAACAAATACGATCACGGGTGTATACACTGGTACCTACCCCACTCCCAAATCTTATGCATTTGGTATTCAGTTAACATTTTAA
- a CDS encoding FadR/GntR family transcriptional regulator, giving the protein MDNVFKSIENYSLVDRVEANIIDLLHHRKLKVGDSIPKELDLATSLGVSRTVIREALMRLRIMGLIDTRKKKGAVITSPDIFSNLAKSLNPYVLSDDTLKEVFEIRLVLEIGMADLLFRRVTEDDIKDLKQIVKNEPSSTKSFMFNASYEIAFHGKLYDISQNDTLKRFQNLLLPVFDYVQKSSLVNQNVSPKKFVSHKQLISILEKGTPEEFRNGMRSHLENHFNRLID; this is encoded by the coding sequence GTGGATAACGTTTTTAAATCAATTGAAAATTACAGCCTGGTAGACCGGGTGGAAGCCAATATTATCGATTTGCTGCATCACCGGAAATTAAAAGTAGGAGACAGTATCCCCAAGGAGCTGGACTTAGCCACCAGTCTGGGTGTCAGCCGTACCGTGATCCGTGAGGCATTGATGCGCCTTCGGATAATGGGGCTGATCGATACAAGAAAGAAAAAAGGAGCGGTGATCACGAGTCCTGATATATTCAGCAACCTTGCCAAGAGCCTGAATCCTTATGTATTAAGTGATGATACGTTGAAAGAAGTCTTTGAGATCCGGCTGGTACTGGAGATTGGTATGGCCGATCTGTTGTTCCGGAGGGTAACGGAGGATGATATCAAAGACCTGAAGCAGATTGTTAAGAACGAGCCTTCATCCACCAAAAGCTTTATGTTTAATGCATCGTATGAGATCGCATTTCATGGAAAGCTTTATGATATTTCCCAGAACGATACCCTGAAACGTTTTCAAAACCTGTTGCTTCCGGTTTTTGATTACGTACAGAAAAGTTCCCTGGTGAATCAGAATGTAAGTCCCAAGAAATTCGTTTCCCATAAACAACTGATTTCAATTCTGGAAAAAGGCACGCCAGAGGAATTCCGGAACGGGATGCGCAGTCACCTGGAAAATCATTTTAACCGGCTTATAGATTAG
- a CDS encoding sialidase family protein → MMMRHNPCHHTVLTYTSFNDGKDWVRSNIIDLGGKGDHSGVTESCIVQLKDGRLWQLIRTN, encoded by the coding sequence ATGATGATGCGTCATAATCCCTGTCATCATACGGTACTGACCTATACGTCATTTAATGATGGGAAGGATTGGGTGCGCTCCAATATTATCGACCTGGGCGGGAAAGGTGATCACAGCGGTGTTACGGAATCCTGCATCGTTCAGCTAAAAGACGGCCGGCTCTGGCAGCTCATCCGCACCAACTAG
- a CDS encoding sialidase family protein, producing the protein MKDIRLLPFIFLCLWIPFRSAGQLPAVFDKNTGSIIENDTWVPPGAHPLKNLPNAGPYIQLRNGDLLTVDSNFCLTSADKGKTWKHAAIFTTPSDFKIGGEHVLLETRRGILILAFSNLREASRLVWDSVAFDFDEAILPTYVTRSMDGGNT; encoded by the coding sequence ATGAAAGATATACGATTGCTCCCTTTCATATTCTTATGCCTGTGGATTCCATTCCGGTCGGCCGGACAACTACCAGCCGTGTTCGACAAAAATACCGGCAGCATTATTGAAAACGATACCTGGGTGCCCCCCGGAGCCCACCCCTTGAAAAACCTCCCGAATGCAGGTCCCTATATTCAACTACGCAACGGGGACCTGTTAACAGTCGACAGTAATTTCTGTTTGACAAGTGCTGATAAAGGGAAAACATGGAAGCATGCGGCCATCTTCACCACGCCTTCAGATTTTAAGATCGGTGGGGAGCATGTTCTACTGGAGACCCGCCGCGGCATCCTGATCCTGGCCTTCAGTAATTTACGGGAAGCATCACGTTTAGTATGGGATAGTGTTGCATTTGATTTTGATGAAGCTATTTTACCGACCTATGTAACCCGGAGTATGGACGGAGGGAACACCTAG
- a CDS encoding FadR/GntR family transcriptional regulator, with product MSDIFIIPCFFFIFAAKKGSAMSLNKLKPVENLTQVDKIEMSLQEFLRAENYQPGDALPKEIELAKAMGVSRTAIREALSRFRTLGIIESRKNRGMIIAKPDLFVNMERVLDPQLLDDETLNELFEMRLVIEVGLGDLLFQRRRNADFKQLEAIIEKEKKATSKIEILKCDIEFHSALYRLSGNDTISRFQKILLPIFDHVYLKLKDASMPYPSNLAGEKKPVTHQDLLKTLKKGTLEQFRRQMRQHLLVYFKKVSS from the coding sequence ATGTCTGACATATTTATTATTCCCTGTTTCTTTTTTATATTTGCCGCAAAAAAAGGAAGTGCCATGTCGCTGAATAAATTGAAACCGGTAGAAAATCTGACACAGGTAGACAAGATCGAAATGAGTTTGCAGGAGTTTCTGAGAGCCGAAAATTATCAACCCGGGGATGCGCTCCCGAAAGAAATCGAACTGGCAAAAGCAATGGGGGTAAGCCGGACCGCTATCCGCGAAGCGCTCTCCCGGTTCCGAACACTGGGGATCATCGAATCGCGAAAGAACCGGGGGATGATCATTGCCAAGCCCGACCTGTTCGTCAACATGGAGCGGGTACTGGATCCGCAGCTGCTGGACGACGAAACACTGAACGAGCTGTTTGAAATGCGGCTGGTTATTGAAGTGGGACTGGGAGACCTGTTATTCCAGCGGCGGCGTAATGCAGATTTCAAACAGCTGGAAGCCATTATCGAAAAAGAGAAAAAAGCTACATCAAAAATTGAGATCCTGAAATGTGATATTGAATTTCACTCTGCATTATACCGGCTTTCGGGCAATGATACGATATCGCGTTTTCAAAAAATATTATTGCCCATTTTTGACCATGTTTATTTAAAGCTGAAAGATGCTTCGATGCCCTATCCCAGTAACCTGGCAGGCGAGAAGAAACCGGTTACCCATCAGGACCTGCTTAAAACATTGAAGAAGGGAACCCTGGAACAATTCAGACGACAAATGCGGCAGCATTTGCTGGTGTACTTCAAAAAAGTAAGTTCTTAA
- a CDS encoding dihydrodipicolinate synthase family protein gives MNFQFSGLWSAMFTPTDATGAPEMEQLGKLTELLIAQEQDGLYILGSTGQGVLFTEDQRKAVLKEVTRITAGRLPVMVQVGALTTAESVRLAQHAAAHGADAISSVGPIYFTGSAENALQHYRAIAGATDLPFFPYQLGSNTMGDISLFIDRLLAIPNVAGMKLTTGQLMEISSIHLKAGDRLQLFSGADELMCHASLCGAAGAIGSFYNLWGPACQKVLRSFKNGDYELGKSFMLEFQKAILYVLPNVWTFFRKTMQLKYGIDIGPAKAPLGTNQKEWSDDEVRAISDRIDSVAGLIAV, from the coding sequence ATGAATTTTCAATTTAGCGGCCTGTGGTCCGCAATGTTTACGCCGACGGATGCAACCGGCGCACCCGAAATGGAGCAGCTGGGAAAATTAACTGAATTACTGATTGCGCAGGAACAGGATGGTCTTTACATCCTGGGCTCTACAGGACAGGGCGTGTTGTTTACAGAGGACCAACGGAAGGCCGTATTAAAGGAAGTGACCCGGATAACTGCCGGCCGCCTGCCGGTAATGGTGCAGGTGGGTGCGCTTACAACTGCAGAGTCGGTACGGCTGGCACAGCATGCGGCAGCACATGGGGCGGATGCCATTTCTTCCGTAGGGCCTATCTATTTTACTGGTTCTGCTGAAAATGCATTACAACATTACCGGGCAATTGCCGGCGCAACGGACCTGCCTTTTTTCCCCTACCAGTTGGGCAGTAATACGATGGGAGATATTTCACTTTTTATCGACCGGTTATTAGCGATCCCGAATGTTGCGGGGATGAAACTGACCACGGGGCAATTGATGGAGATCAGCTCCATTCATCTGAAAGCCGGAGACCGTCTGCAATTATTCAGCGGGGCGGACGAGCTGATGTGTCATGCAAGCCTTTGCGGTGCGGCCGGGGCGATCGGCTCCTTTTATAATTTATGGGGACCGGCCTGTCAGAAAGTACTCCGGTCCTTTAAGAATGGCGATTATGAGCTGGGCAAATCGTTCATGCTTGAATTTCAAAAAGCCATTTTATATGTTCTTCCAAATGTCTGGACCTTCTTCAGAAAAACAATGCAGCTGAAGTATGGAATTGATATCGGGCCTGCCAAAGCCCCCCTGGGTACCAACCAAAAAGAATGGAGCGATGATGAGGTACGGGCTATTTCCGACCGGATCGATTCGGTTGCCGGTTTAATCGCAGTGTAG
- a CDS encoding sialidase family protein — protein sequence MIRFSFNKPGQGIIAGRQIAATAMVFCILLSACSSGKRSASSTGALHDIVLKLPPGQDNPRNSEGSFVTLKDGRILFVYSRYTGINSGDHAPAYLAGRYSSDGGKTWTAQDVKIVDREGGMNVMSVSLLRLKNGTIALFYLRKNSTVDCIPVVRFSDDEAKTWSAPVDCITDQQGYFVLNNDRVIQLADGRLMLAVAKHSSPSDSKWLEKGALFAYYSDDNGRTWTAGQQVPTPAGIITQEPGLVALKDGRVMMYIRASGGSQYVSYSKDRGAGWSTAVPFNLKSPVSPATIERIPSTGDLLAVWNNNDGSVAAIKGKRTPLTVAVSKDDGKSWIHIKNLEADPDGWYCYTAIHFYKKNVLLAYCAGSQKTKTHLSVTDISRFPLTDLYKF from the coding sequence ATGATCCGTTTTTCTTTTAATAAACCGGGACAGGGCATTATCGCCGGCAGGCAGATTGCAGCAACTGCAATGGTTTTTTGTATACTGCTGTCCGCCTGTTCTTCCGGTAAAAGGTCCGCTTCCTCAACCGGTGCCCTTCATGATATTGTTTTAAAACTTCCTCCGGGACAGGACAATCCCCGGAACAGCGAAGGCTCTTTTGTGACGCTGAAGGATGGTCGTATTTTATTTGTTTACTCCCGGTATACCGGTATTAATTCCGGTGATCATGCTCCCGCTTACCTGGCGGGCAGGTATTCTTCCGACGGAGGTAAAACATGGACCGCACAGGATGTAAAAATTGTGGACCGGGAAGGCGGTATGAATGTGATGTCGGTATCCCTGCTGCGTTTGAAAAACGGAACGATCGCCTTATTTTATTTAAGAAAGAACTCGACAGTTGATTGTATACCGGTGGTCCGCTTTTCGGATGATGAGGCCAAAACATGGAGCGCACCGGTGGATTGTATTACAGATCAGCAGGGATATTTTGTACTGAACAATGACCGGGTGATCCAGTTGGCGGATGGCCGGCTGATGCTGGCGGTGGCAAAACATTCCAGTCCGTCTGATTCCAAATGGCTGGAAAAAGGAGCATTGTTCGCCTACTATTCCGATGATAACGGCAGGACCTGGACGGCAGGTCAGCAGGTGCCGACACCGGCCGGTATTATTACCCAGGAACCGGGGCTGGTAGCGCTAAAGGACGGGAGGGTAATGATGTATATAAGGGCCAGCGGAGGTTCACAATATGTATCCTATTCAAAAGACCGCGGGGCAGGCTGGAGCACAGCTGTTCCGTTTAATCTGAAGTCGCCCGTTTCGCCGGCTACGATTGAACGGATCCCGTCCACAGGCGATCTGCTGGCGGTTTGGAATAACAACGATGGGTCAGTGGCTGCTATTAAAGGGAAACGGACCCCTTTAACCGTAGCAGTTTCAAAAGACGACGGAAAGTCCTGGATTCATATTAAGAATCTGGAAGCAGATCCGGACGGATGGTATTGCTATACGGCGATCCACTTTTATAAAAAAAATGTGTTGCTGGCTTATTGCGCAGGTAGTCAGAAAACAAAAACACATTTGTCGGTTACTGATATTTCCCGTTTCCCGCTGACGGATTTATATAAGTTTTAA
- a CDS encoding SGNH/GDSL hydrolase family protein: MLNRRRFLGNLCAVTAGASLLAKTGGAMPHSALGSGDDKEKIALLLKAGTPNKWLFTGDSITQGAKHTHGMRSYVEIFSERIRWELGRVRDAVINTAVSGNTSRDLIEDIEWRLLQYKPQAVFIMLGTNDAVVQKDVPVELFQRNIRTLVERVRGINAVPVLLSPNPIVEAKAPERAALRNYIQALRETAGSASVTLVDVWDKWNTELAKKYKGLQEDQLLNDPLHPNGRGHREIAMMLFRSLSIFNEKDPTCGGEYYENKNW; the protein is encoded by the coding sequence ATGTTGAACCGCAGACGCTTTCTTGGAAATCTTTGTGCCGTAACTGCAGGTGCTTCCCTGCTGGCGAAAACAGGCGGGGCAATGCCGCACAGTGCGCTTGGAAGCGGAGACGACAAGGAAAAGATAGCGCTGTTGTTGAAAGCAGGCACGCCTAATAAATGGCTCTTTACGGGCGATAGCATTACCCAGGGCGCAAAACATACGCACGGGATGCGTTCTTATGTTGAGATCTTTTCCGAAAGGATACGATGGGAATTGGGCAGGGTAAGAGATGCCGTTATCAACACTGCCGTTAGCGGAAATACCAGCAGGGACCTGATCGAAGATATTGAATGGCGCCTGCTTCAGTATAAACCGCAGGCTGTATTCATAATGCTGGGAACGAATGACGCCGTGGTACAGAAAGATGTACCGGTTGAACTGTTTCAACGGAATATCAGAACACTGGTGGAAAGGGTACGGGGTATAAATGCAGTGCCTGTATTACTGAGCCCCAATCCGATAGTAGAAGCAAAAGCTCCGGAGCGTGCGGCGCTTAGAAACTATATTCAGGCCCTTCGGGAAACAGCGGGGTCAGCGTCGGTAACGTTGGTGGATGTCTGGGACAAATGGAATACGGAACTGGCAAAAAAATACAAGGGCCTGCAGGAGGATCAACTGCTCAATGATCCGCTGCATCCCAATGGCCGGGGCCACCGTGAAATCGCAATGATGCTGTTCCGGTCGCTTTCAATTTTTAATGAAAAAGACCCGACCTGTGGCGGGGAATATTATGAGAATAAAAACTGGTGA
- a CDS encoding succinylglutamate desuccinylase/aspartoacylase family protein codes for MRIKTGEHSIEIQSGHAGPHILIVAGVHGDEYEPMIAVMELRKLLEGSLSRGRVTLITIANVSAYQAGKRTGIDSLDLARTCPGNQDGSETEAAAFVLSGSIRECDYLIDMHTGGALFELFPLCGYMLHRNEEILETQRLMAAAFNLPLIWGTDAQPDGRTLSVARDEGIPAIYVEYGGGNNVDRSIIDACVKGCLGVLAHLNVLKEGVFKRGDREVLYRVEDDQPDSGFLQGKMRCAFDGIFIPGVKVGAMVEEGQEWGVVFDPVEQAVHPVFADASGLVLFIRKEPRVNKGASLGGILKIK; via the coding sequence ATGAGAATAAAAACTGGTGAACATAGCATCGAGATACAAAGCGGTCATGCAGGCCCCCATATATTGATCGTGGCCGGCGTTCATGGTGATGAATATGAACCCATGATCGCGGTTATGGAACTGCGTAAGCTGCTCGAAGGTAGTTTAAGCAGGGGAAGGGTGACACTTATCACGATTGCCAATGTATCCGCCTACCAGGCGGGGAAGCGAACAGGCATTGATTCACTGGACCTGGCAAGGACCTGTCCGGGAAACCAGGACGGTTCCGAAACCGAGGCTGCCGCCTTTGTTCTTTCCGGCTCTATCCGGGAATGTGATTACCTTATTGATATGCACACCGGGGGTGCCCTGTTTGAACTGTTTCCCCTGTGTGGTTACATGCTTCACCGGAATGAGGAGATCCTGGAAACCCAGCGTTTAATGGCGGCGGCATTTAACCTTCCGCTGATCTGGGGTACAGATGCACAACCCGATGGCAGGACATTATCTGTTGCAAGAGATGAGGGCATACCCGCCATCTATGTGGAATACGGAGGCGGAAACAATGTCGACCGCTCGATTATTGATGCCTGTGTTAAAGGATGCCTGGGTGTGTTAGCACACCTTAATGTTCTCAAAGAGGGCGTATTTAAGCGGGGCGATCGGGAAGTGTTGTACCGGGTGGAGGATGATCAGCCGGATAGTGGTTTTTTACAGGGGAAAATGCGCTGCGCCTTTGACGGCATCTTCATTCCCGGTGTAAAGGTAGGTGCAATGGTTGAGGAGGGACAGGAATGGGGTGTTGTCTTTGATCCGGTGGAACAGGCCGTGCATCCTGTTTTTGCGGATGCATCGGGACTGGTGCTGTTTATCCGGAAGGAGCCACGCGTTAATAAGGGAGCGTCCCTGGGAGGCATATTGAAAATAAAATAA
- a CDS encoding SDR family NAD(P)-dependent oxidoreductase: MNDVAGVVLLTGAAGGIGRAAAIKFAREGFALALVDWDGDGLQETAACIRVYGRELVLFSGDLQDMGFIQEVVTTCMLKWGQIDVLVNNAAWRSIETLNTITLENWEKTIRINLTAPAFLSRTVVNALIPSGKSCVIINVSSIMAGQAGGYAPAYTVCKGALESLTYELAVLYGSRGIRVVAVRPGNVNTSLSNDYTDEQEQNISAEIGREINDRTPLGRPAAPGEIADLIFLISTPAASYLTGTTVTVDGGLSRNFSSYAVKKRLKPDEF; encoded by the coding sequence ATGAATGATGTTGCTGGTGTTGTATTATTAACGGGAGCTGCGGGCGGTATTGGCCGGGCAGCAGCGATAAAGTTTGCCCGCGAGGGATTTGCCCTGGCACTGGTTGATTGGGATGGTGACGGATTACAGGAAACGGCTGCCTGTATCCGGGTGTACGGACGCGAATTGGTTTTATTTTCCGGCGATCTTCAGGATATGGGTTTTATTCAGGAGGTGGTAACTACCTGTATGTTAAAATGGGGCCAGATAGATGTTTTGGTCAATAATGCCGCCTGGCGTTCAATTGAAACCCTGAATACGATCACTCTTGAGAACTGGGAAAAAACGATCCGGATCAACCTTACAGCCCCGGCCTTCCTGTCGAGAACTGTAGTCAATGCGCTTATCCCTTCCGGGAAAAGCTGTGTCATCATTAACGTTTCAAGTATTATGGCCGGCCAGGCCGGGGGATATGCACCGGCCTATACGGTCTGCAAAGGAGCACTTGAAAGTCTTACTTACGAACTGGCGGTGTTATATGGTTCCAGGGGGATCCGGGTGGTGGCGGTCCGGCCGGGCAATGTGAATACTTCGCTGAGTAACGATTATACAGATGAACAGGAACAAAATATAAGTGCTGAGATCGGCAGAGAGATCAACGACCGAACACCACTCGGCCGGCCTGCGGCACCGGGGGAAATTGCCGATTTGATCTTTTTGATCAGTACGCCCGCTGCATCGTATTTAACCGGAACCACGGTTACGGTGGACGGTGGACTGTCCCGGAATTTCAGTTCTTATGCAGTTAAAAAACGTTTAAAACCAGACGAGTTTTGA